From Dermochelys coriacea isolate rDerCor1 chromosome 8, rDerCor1.pri.v4, whole genome shotgun sequence, the proteins below share one genomic window:
- the BCL10 gene encoding B-cell lymphoma/leukemia 10 isoform X4: protein MKALERMRPYLCDKIIAERHFDYLRSKKILTREDAEEISCRPSSRKKTGKLLDYLAENPKGLDTLIDSIRRERTQNFLLERITDVVLKVKNEKLEALKGLSCSSCMTSVYGGTNNLSRSYSDESNYYEKVKESTHNQPEEQFSTAAFVSASSLRSMNLPIVEMGSTENAVFSTTLPGPGDPGAPPLPPELQSEQQEASTSSSDDRFLPLRSRSLLPQ from the exons ATG aaggctttagAAAGGATGCGTCCGTATTTGTGTGATAAAATTATAGCTGAGAGACACTTTGATTACCTGCGTTCAAAGAAAATACTCACTAGAGAGGACGCTGAAGAAATATCTTGTCGACCCTCAAGTAGGAAGAAAACTGGGAAGTTATTGGACTACTTAGCAGAAAATCCAAAGGGACTAGATACTTTGATTGACTCTATTAGACGAGAAAGAACACAGAACTTCCTGTTAGAAAGGATAACTGATGTAGTGTTgaaagtcaaaaatgaaaaacttgAAGCTCTCAAAG GTCTGAGCTGCAGCAGCTGTATGACTTCAGTGTATGGAGGAACAAATAATCTTTCTAGGTCATATTCTGATGAATCCAATTACtatgaaaaagtaaaagaatctaCCCATAATCAACCAGAAGAACAGTTTAGTACAGCTGCTTTTGTGTCTGCTTCATCTCTTCGTTCAATGAATTTACCAATTGTGGAGATGGGAAGCACAGAAAACGCAGTCTTCTCAACCACGCTTCCAGGACCTGGAGATCCTGGAGCACCCCCTCTTCCACCAGAACTGCAGTCAGAACAACAGGAAGCCAGTACCAGTTCAAGTGACGATCGTTTTCTGCCTTTAAGATCACGTTCTCTTCTACCACAGTGA
- the BCL10 gene encoding B-cell lymphoma/leukemia 10 isoform X2: MMVILRVDSLQNPALERMRPYLCDKIIAERHFDYLRSKKILTREDAEEISCRPSSRKKTGKLLDYLAENPKGLDTLIDSIRRERTQNFLLERITDVVLKVKNEKLEALKGLSCSSCMTSVYGGTNNLSRSYSDESNYYEKVKESTHNQPEEQFSTAAFVSASSLRSMNLPIVEMGSTENAVFSTTLPGPGDPGAPPLPPELQSEQQEASTSSSDDRFLPLRSRSLLPQ; encoded by the exons atgatggtgatcttgagggtggatagtcttcagaatcca gctttagAAAGGATGCGTCCGTATTTGTGTGATAAAATTATAGCTGAGAGACACTTTGATTACCTGCGTTCAAAGAAAATACTCACTAGAGAGGACGCTGAAGAAATATCTTGTCGACCCTCAAGTAGGAAGAAAACTGGGAAGTTATTGGACTACTTAGCAGAAAATCCAAAGGGACTAGATACTTTGATTGACTCTATTAGACGAGAAAGAACACAGAACTTCCTGTTAGAAAGGATAACTGATGTAGTGTTgaaagtcaaaaatgaaaaacttgAAGCTCTCAAAG GTCTGAGCTGCAGCAGCTGTATGACTTCAGTGTATGGAGGAACAAATAATCTTTCTAGGTCATATTCTGATGAATCCAATTACtatgaaaaagtaaaagaatctaCCCATAATCAACCAGAAGAACAGTTTAGTACAGCTGCTTTTGTGTCTGCTTCATCTCTTCGTTCAATGAATTTACCAATTGTGGAGATGGGAAGCACAGAAAACGCAGTCTTCTCAACCACGCTTCCAGGACCTGGAGATCCTGGAGCACCCCCTCTTCCACCAGAACTGCAGTCAGAACAACAGGAAGCCAGTACCAGTTCAAGTGACGATCGTTTTCTGCCTTTAAGATCACGTTCTCTTCTACCACAGTGA
- the BCL10 gene encoding B-cell lymphoma/leukemia 10 isoform X3, giving the protein MTHPLRSLSALERMRPYLCDKIIAERHFDYLRSKKILTREDAEEISCRPSSRKKTGKLLDYLAENPKGLDTLIDSIRRERTQNFLLERITDVVLKVKNEKLEALKGLSCSSCMTSVYGGTNNLSRSYSDESNYYEKVKESTHNQPEEQFSTAAFVSASSLRSMNLPIVEMGSTENAVFSTTLPGPGDPGAPPLPPELQSEQQEASTSSSDDRFLPLRSRSLLPQ; this is encoded by the exons gctttagAAAGGATGCGTCCGTATTTGTGTGATAAAATTATAGCTGAGAGACACTTTGATTACCTGCGTTCAAAGAAAATACTCACTAGAGAGGACGCTGAAGAAATATCTTGTCGACCCTCAAGTAGGAAGAAAACTGGGAAGTTATTGGACTACTTAGCAGAAAATCCAAAGGGACTAGATACTTTGATTGACTCTATTAGACGAGAAAGAACACAGAACTTCCTGTTAGAAAGGATAACTGATGTAGTGTTgaaagtcaaaaatgaaaaacttgAAGCTCTCAAAG GTCTGAGCTGCAGCAGCTGTATGACTTCAGTGTATGGAGGAACAAATAATCTTTCTAGGTCATATTCTGATGAATCCAATTACtatgaaaaagtaaaagaatctaCCCATAATCAACCAGAAGAACAGTTTAGTACAGCTGCTTTTGTGTCTGCTTCATCTCTTCGTTCAATGAATTTACCAATTGTGGAGATGGGAAGCACAGAAAACGCAGTCTTCTCAACCACGCTTCCAGGACCTGGAGATCCTGGAGCACCCCCTCTTCCACCAGAACTGCAGTCAGAACAACAGGAAGCCAGTACCAGTTCAAGTGACGATCGTTTTCTGCCTTTAAGATCACGTTCTCTTCTACCACAGTGA
- the BCL10 gene encoding B-cell lymphoma/leukemia 10 isoform X5, whose translation MRPYLCDKIIAERHFDYLRSKKILTREDAEEISCRPSSRKKTGKLLDYLAENPKGLDTLIDSIRRERTQNFLLERITDVVLKVKNEKLEALKGLSCSSCMTSVYGGTNNLSRSYSDESNYYEKVKESTHNQPEEQFSTAAFVSASSLRSMNLPIVEMGSTENAVFSTTLPGPGDPGAPPLPPELQSEQQEASTSSSDDRFLPLRSRSLLPQ comes from the exons ATGCGTCCGTATTTGTGTGATAAAATTATAGCTGAGAGACACTTTGATTACCTGCGTTCAAAGAAAATACTCACTAGAGAGGACGCTGAAGAAATATCTTGTCGACCCTCAAGTAGGAAGAAAACTGGGAAGTTATTGGACTACTTAGCAGAAAATCCAAAGGGACTAGATACTTTGATTGACTCTATTAGACGAGAAAGAACACAGAACTTCCTGTTAGAAAGGATAACTGATGTAGTGTTgaaagtcaaaaatgaaaaacttgAAGCTCTCAAAG GTCTGAGCTGCAGCAGCTGTATGACTTCAGTGTATGGAGGAACAAATAATCTTTCTAGGTCATATTCTGATGAATCCAATTACtatgaaaaagtaaaagaatctaCCCATAATCAACCAGAAGAACAGTTTAGTACAGCTGCTTTTGTGTCTGCTTCATCTCTTCGTTCAATGAATTTACCAATTGTGGAGATGGGAAGCACAGAAAACGCAGTCTTCTCAACCACGCTTCCAGGACCTGGAGATCCTGGAGCACCCCCTCTTCCACCAGAACTGCAGTCAGAACAACAGGAAGCCAGTACCAGTTCAAGTGACGATCGTTTTCTGCCTTTAAGATCACGTTCTCTTCTACCACAGTGA